One window of the Thermodesulfovibrionia bacterium genome contains the following:
- a CDS encoding prepilin-type N-terminal cleavage/methylation domain-containing protein — translation MAEREKGFTLVEVIVVMAIISLLVGIMVPIVFRVWEGQEIEATEKKLTYIKEAMIGNPSLMSNGTRNSFGFTGDLGQLPPDLDALISYANENGTFGPYLGGGVSTQSFKKDSWGYDLTYSYTTDAFSRRESATIISLGSDNAAGGIDTAEDIQINIDANEAMPVSAVSCNAIVRYITSPATTFNANLTLHIAYKNGEGVDADQTFITPVTITGNVGNPQNNYIFGLSSALAQNLPIGIARVWADIDRNSSGNLLAPATAGPSAYITISDRLSSIHIDNLSVSVE, via the coding sequence ATGGCGGAGCGTGAAAAGGGATTCACCCTTGTTGAGGTTATCGTGGTAATGGCGATCATCTCCCTGCTGGTCGGGATCATGGTTCCGATAGTTTTCAGGGTATGGGAGGGGCAGGAGATCGAAGCAACAGAGAAGAAACTTACTTATATTAAAGAGGCTATGATAGGCAACCCGTCACTGATGAGCAACGGCACAAGAAACTCCTTCGGATTCACTGGCGACCTCGGACAACTGCCGCCGGATCTTGACGCCCTGATAAGCTATGCAAATGAAAACGGGACATTCGGCCCATACTTGGGCGGAGGCGTAAGCACCCAGTCATTCAAGAAGGACTCCTGGGGTTATGACCTGACATACAGCTACACGACCGACGCCTTCAGTAGAAGAGAATCAGCAACAATAATTAGCCTCGGCTCTGACAACGCCGCAGGTGGAATAGATACAGCGGAAGATATACAGATAAACATTGATGCCAACGAGGCCATGCCTGTATCAGCTGTCTCATGCAATGCTATCGTCAGGTACATAACTTCTCCTGCAACCACTTTTAATGCGAACCTTACTCTTCACATCGCATATAAAAACGGCGAGGGAGTTGACGCAGACCAGACATTTATCACGCCTGTCACAATTACCGGCAATGTGGGCAACCCCCAGAATAATTATATTTTCGGCCTGAGTTCGGCCCTTGCACAGAATCTCCCCATCGGTATCGCAAGGGTATGGGCTGATATTGACAGAAACAGTTCAGGCAATCTTCTGGCTCCCGCAACTGCCGGGCCGTCAGCATATATAACTATCAGTGACAGGCTGTCATCCATACATATTGATAACCTGTCGGTATCTGTAGAATAA
- a CDS encoding type II secretion system F family protein, with protein sequence MATYSYRAINKESQIINDQIDASNENELEERLGSRGLTLINASKKSFEFKTRLKLNESDLLSLTYFLKLIFTSGMSLLDGLNSIGMQSSNSNVSRAAAILHDKIESGKSIYGSMLEHPDLFPDIYVSLIRAGEVSGNMDQVLDDAMAYLKWKINLKKEIGMAFVYPLIVMIAVFSLMGILFIFVLPKLVAVLTTMNAELPLVTRVLISTVEIARDYWPLILLAVIAIPVALNLSYRSYSGRRLIDRFILKVPIIGPLLKKFDHSRYFRTFSTLFKSGMSMDKTLEISTSVVKNTSIADTFENINNAVLGGELLSTSFSKTGDFPPLIVNIIEIGEKTGTLDSSILNISDIYDRDVPETVKKIFVIIEPVMIFLLGIVVLLTISSFFLPLYKVVGSIRR encoded by the coding sequence ATGGCTACCTACAGTTACAGGGCAATAAATAAGGAGTCACAAATTATCAATGACCAGATAGACGCATCTAATGAGAACGAGCTTGAAGAGAGGCTTGGCTCAAGGGGGTTAACACTCATAAATGCTTCTAAAAAGTCCTTTGAATTTAAAACACGTTTAAAGCTTAATGAAAGCGACCTGCTCAGCCTCACTTATTTTTTGAAACTGATATTCACTTCAGGAATGTCACTGCTTGACGGCTTAAACAGCATAGGCATGCAATCTTCAAACAGCAACGTCTCAAGGGCTGCGGCTATCCTCCATGATAAGATAGAATCAGGCAAATCCATTTACGGCTCAATGCTTGAACACCCTGACCTGTTCCCTGACATTTATGTAAGCCTCATAAGGGCAGGAGAGGTATCCGGCAATATGGATCAGGTGCTTGATGATGCAATGGCATATCTAAAATGGAAGATCAATTTAAAAAAAGAGATAGGAATGGCATTTGTATACCCATTGATAGTGATGATAGCTGTCTTCAGCCTGATGGGCATACTCTTTATATTTGTCCTGCCTAAACTTGTGGCTGTCCTTACCACAATGAATGCAGAGCTTCCACTTGTAACACGAGTTTTGATATCAACTGTTGAGATCGCCAGGGATTACTGGCCATTGATACTGCTTGCTGTTATAGCTATTCCGGTTGCACTGAATTTATCTTACAGATCCTATTCCGGCAGAAGGCTTATTGACAGATTCATCCTGAAAGTTCCTATCATAGGCCCGCTGTTAAAAAAGTTTGACCACTCCAGGTATTTCAGGACATTTTCTACTCTCTTTAAATCAGGTATGAGCATGGACAAGACTCTCGAAATATCTACGAGCGTTGTAAAGAACACATCCATCGCTGACACATTCGAGAATATCAACAATGCGGTGCTCGGCGGAGAACTTCTCAGTACATCTTTCAGCAAGACAGGCGACTTCCCGCCATTAATAGTGAACATCATTGAGATAGGAGAAAAGACCGGAACCCTCGACTCCTCAATACTCAACATCAGCGATATCTATGACAGGGATGTGCCTGAAACCGTTAAAAAGATATTTGTTATAATTGAACCTGTAATGATCTTCTTACTCGGGATAGTAGTCCTCTTGACCATTTCCTCATTCTTCCTGCCTCTCTATAAGGTGGTGGGCAGCATACGCAGATGA
- a CDS encoding ATPase, T2SS/T4P/T4SS family: MPFYKKIGERLIETGLISEEQLKIALDEQKKTGELIGAILFSKGFISQQDLLKVLSMSHTGDTAEQKEEIDIPDDIEDIVRKSTTALRSEDRTAGTKVDVSLVPIVRLVENIIFSAIDMGATDIHIGPDTRGTRVRFRIDGRLRHAMYLPKSLLSAIVSRVKIMGSMNIAENRVPQDGGTMISRQNMKFDVRISTFPIVDGENIVMRLLNKSQLILGLENLGFEKADIATLNHSLSMPYGMILMSGPTGSGKTTTLYSALSIINSVYKNIFTIEDPIEYHLPLIRQSQINVKAGLTFASGLRSILRQDPDVILIGEMRDFETAELAIRSSLTGHLVFSTLHTNDAASSLPRLIDMGIEPFLLASTVDTVISQRLIRLLCDHCKEAYSPPTNFIEGSDIKIPDGAVFYRAKGCEKCNDSGYRGRTVIYEIMKMNQAIKELVINKASSDTIAAAAKKSGMRTMFDVGINKVISGKTSLEEVLSTTRTAS; the protein is encoded by the coding sequence ATGCCGTTTTACAAAAAGATAGGCGAACGCCTGATAGAGACCGGCCTCATCTCAGAAGAGCAGCTGAAAATTGCGCTTGACGAGCAGAAAAAAACCGGGGAGCTTATAGGCGCTATCCTCTTCAGTAAAGGCTTTATAAGCCAGCAAGACCTTCTTAAAGTACTATCCATGTCGCATACCGGCGATACTGCCGAGCAGAAAGAAGAGATAGATATCCCTGATGATATAGAAGATATAGTAAGGAAAAGCACAACAGCGCTCCGTTCAGAAGACCGGACCGCCGGAACCAAGGTTGATGTATCTCTGGTGCCTATTGTAAGGCTTGTTGAAAACATTATCTTCTCTGCCATTGATATGGGCGCAACAGATATCCATATAGGGCCTGATACCAGGGGCACAAGGGTCAGGTTCAGGATCGATGGGCGGCTTCGCCATGCGATGTACCTGCCGAAAAGTTTATTGTCTGCGATCGTTTCAAGGGTAAAGATAATGGGTTCAATGAACATAGCGGAAAACAGGGTGCCTCAGGATGGGGGCACGATGATCTCAAGACAAAACATGAAATTTGATGTAAGAATATCGACCTTCCCGATCGTCGATGGGGAAAACATCGTTATGAGGCTGCTCAACAAGTCTCAGCTTATATTAGGACTTGAAAATCTGGGCTTTGAGAAAGCGGATATTGCGACGCTGAATCATTCATTGAGCATGCCGTATGGGATGATACTCATGAGCGGGCCTACAGGTTCAGGCAAGACAACAACGCTCTATTCCGCTTTATCAATAATCAACAGCGTCTATAAAAATATTTTTACTATTGAAGACCCTATCGAGTATCACCTGCCGCTCATAAGGCAATCGCAAATAAACGTAAAAGCAGGCCTTACCTTTGCATCCGGTTTACGTTCGATATTAAGGCAGGATCCTGATGTAATACTCATAGGAGAGATGAGGGATTTTGAAACAGCAGAACTTGCGATAAGGTCTTCTCTCACAGGACATCTGGTCTTCTCTACCCTTCATACTAACGACGCAGCGTCAAGCCTGCCCAGGCTCATAGACATGGGGATTGAACCATTCCTTCTTGCTTCAACTGTAGATACGGTCATCTCACAGAGGCTGATAAGGCTGTTATGCGATCACTGCAAAGAGGCCTATTCTCCTCCAACTAATTTCATTGAAGGTTCTGATATCAAGATCCCTGATGGAGCTGTCTTCTACAGGGCTAAGGGATGTGAGAAATGCAATGACAGCGGCTACCGCGGCAGGACCGTTATATACGAGATCATGAAGATGAATCAAGCCATAAAAGAGCTTGTTATAAATAAGGCAAGTTCCGACACTATCGCAGCAGCAGCAAAGAAGAGCGGAATGCGCACAATGTTTGATGTCGGCATAAATAAGGTCATCTCCGGCAAGACCTCATTGGAAGAAGTGCTCAGCACTACAAGGACTGCATCCTGA
- a CDS encoding YeeE/YedE thiosulfate transporter family protein, which yields MYNKLFTKQWPKWVGGVLLGLLNIAFFIYLMPLGAVYPAMGTWGIWTYKLAGINIESPWGPLEPAQYDIKNLITVGLFLGALVGALLSREFKITKSGAGECSKSFTGGVLMGIGSLIAGSCIVGGFFSSIMALSLSGFYMMVGLIAGGYLGGKLLLSKKQGSPASCVSNNKSLSRTPLIGFLVIILISIIIVAYSVNGKGSLAGILIFGMAFGLVFQRASFGFSSAFRDLFISRNYEMMRGVIISLIIGVIGFSIIKASSLKPASTFVMPAGLHSIIGGMIFGFGMVLSDG from the coding sequence ATGTATAATAAATTATTTACGAAACAATGGCCCAAGTGGGTTGGCGGTGTGCTGTTGGGATTGCTCAACATCGCCTTCTTTATATATTTAATGCCGCTGGGAGCTGTGTATCCCGCAATGGGGACATGGGGAATTTGGACTTACAAGCTTGCAGGTATAAATATTGAATCACCATGGGGTCCTCTGGAACCGGCGCAATATGATATTAAGAACCTTATAACGGTCGGCTTGTTTTTAGGCGCATTGGTCGGCGCCCTGCTTTCAAGAGAATTTAAAATTACGAAATCCGGTGCAGGTGAATGTTCTAAAAGTTTCACAGGCGGTGTGCTGATGGGAATCGGCAGCCTGATCGCAGGCTCCTGTATTGTCGGTGGTTTTTTTTCATCGATCATGGCTCTGTCATTAAGCGGGTTCTACATGATGGTTGGTTTGATCGCAGGCGGATATCTCGGTGGTAAACTCCTGTTATCAAAGAAGCAAGGAAGCCCGGCATCTTGTGTCAGCAATAACAAATCTTTATCACGAACACCTTTAATAGGATTTCTTGTCATCATTTTAATTTCTATAATTATCGTGGCCTACTCTGTAAACGGCAAAGGCAGCCTCGCAGGCATATTGATCTTCGGTATGGCATTTGGATTGGTATTTCAGCGCGCCTCCTTTGGTTTTTCATCAGCGTTCCGGGACTTGTTCATTTCACGGAATTATGAAATGATGCGCGGAGTGATAATAAGCCTTATCATAGGCGTTATCGGTTTCAGCATTATCAAAGCTTCTTCATTAAAACCGGCCTCAACATTCGTAATGCCTGCCGGGCTGCACAGCATAATAGGCGGCATGATATTCGGATTCGGCATGGTGCTGTCAGACGGGTGA
- a CDS encoding methyltransferase domain-containing protein, whose translation MSSDVEAFDKHAGDYDKWFDSAEGKVLFELEAASARLLMKGLEHPFLEIGVGTGRFAEALGIEYGIDPSKEVLKIAEMRGIKAETASGDKLPFKDESFGGVFILFTLCFVENPEKVISEAKRVLKKNGGLIAGIINKESLWGQLYARKKAEGHSIYKYAKFYSVNEVKEMIEKAGLRVDSYSSTLCQPPSVKPGKEVANNRLVKDAGFVCIRADKSV comes from the coding sequence ATGAGTTCTGATGTTGAAGCCTTTGACAAGCATGCCGGGGATTACGATAAGTGGTTTGATAGTGCGGAAGGCAAAGTGCTTTTTGAACTGGAGGCCGCGTCAGCAAGGCTTTTGATGAAAGGACTTGAACATCCCTTCCTCGAAATCGGAGTAGGAACGGGACGATTTGCAGAAGCATTGGGTATTGAGTACGGCATTGATCCTTCTAAAGAAGTTTTAAAGATAGCGGAGATGCGCGGGATAAAGGCCGAGACAGCTTCAGGAGATAAACTGCCTTTTAAAGATGAATCTTTTGGAGGCGTATTTATACTGTTTACGCTCTGCTTTGTGGAAAATCCTGAGAAGGTGATCTCTGAGGCAAAAAGGGTTTTGAAGAAAAACGGAGGGCTTATCGCCGGGATAATAAACAAGGAAAGTTTATGGGGTCAGCTGTATGCGAGAAAAAAAGCAGAAGGACACTCTATATACAAGTATGCAAAGTTTTATAGCGTCAATGAAGTTAAAGAGATGATAGAGAAGGCAGGCTTGAGAGTTGATTCGTATTCGTCAACATTATGTCAGCCTCCATCAGTTAAGCCTGGGAAAGAAGTTGCAAATAACAGATTGGTAAAAGATGCGGGTTTTGTTTGTATCCGGGCAGACAAATCAGTATAG
- a CDS encoding outer membrane lipoprotein-sorting protein — protein sequence MKRYLMLLVVLLMPLNVFALTAEEAVKKSQEAFFYQGKDFKARVMMKLISKSGQERVRELTMLRKNYGASGGEQKYFMYFYQPADVKDMTFMVYKFPAKDDDRWLFVPAINMVRRIAAQDKSSSFVGSDFTYEDVSGRDVEDDNHAIAKEERLDTKECYVIKSSPKAQDVDYSYKLSWIDKVSFLPLKEEYYDKKGELYRVFSADEIQDVKGIPTITKRAMKNLASGHRTEVTYTKTDYNIGIEDSLFSERFLKQPPKKWVE from the coding sequence ATGAAGCGATATCTGATGTTATTGGTTGTACTGTTAATGCCGTTAAATGTCTTTGCCCTGACTGCGGAGGAAGCTGTTAAAAAATCTCAGGAAGCTTTCTTCTATCAAGGCAAGGATTTCAAGGCAAGGGTCATGATGAAGCTTATCAGCAAAAGCGGACAGGAGAGAGTCAGGGAACTTACAATGCTGAGAAAGAATTACGGCGCGTCTGGCGGAGAGCAGAAATATTTCATGTACTTCTATCAGCCTGCTGACGTGAAAGACATGACGTTCATGGTTTACAAATTCCCTGCTAAAGACGATGACAGGTGGCTCTTTGTGCCTGCGATCAACATGGTTCGACGGATTGCCGCGCAGGACAAAAGCTCAAGCTTTGTCGGCTCTGATTTTACATATGAAGATGTTTCGGGACGGGATGTGGAAGATGATAACCATGCTATTGCAAAAGAGGAAAGACTTGATACAAAAGAGTGCTATGTTATAAAAAGCTCTCCAAAGGCTCAGGATGTTGATTACAGTTACAAACTCTCATGGATTGACAAGGTCAGTTTCCTGCCGCTGAAAGAAGAGTATTATGACAAAAAAGGCGAACTCTACAGAGTCTTCAGCGCTGATGAAATACAAGATGTTAAAGGTATTCCGACAATCACAAAGAGAGCGATGAAAAACCTGGCAAGCGGACACAGGACAGAGGTTACCTATACGAAAACGGATTACAACATCGGGATAGAAGACAGCCTGTTCAGCGAACGATTCTTAAAGCAGCCGCCGAAGAAGTGGGTGGAATGA
- a CDS encoding MMPL family transporter, with protein MRKFSLVEFSVEHPKLIVLLTIIITLAFATQFTKIKTDTNPKSMLPETSDVRMWNDEVEKTFSLYEDMIVVGIVNEKGVLNKDTLGKVQRITDEILKLKGVAARDVNSFPTITNVTAEAGTLRVAPLMTEVPKSEAEIESLRKMLFENPLFIDKIISKDGKTTAIYVPLEKGSNGKEIADEIKKILKKETGDEKYYVAGDPVARDTFGAEMFKLMAIFAPIAGMVMLLVRYLMFRDLFLSITLMMDAMVSIVWSMGLLIGLGYPIHIMSSMAPVFLMAIATDSMHIFNEFYFRYREKKDKKAAIIETMRAVSRPVRNTALATAVGFGVLLFMNIIPVQVFGGVVAFGTIVLRILSFSFIPAMFTFVKDEQIEKIAHAEDIGSSRTSSLLQKLASIGTHSPKATVIAGLVLCAIAIVGVTKMNVNNNLVEWFKKDSDVRIADTVINSSLGGTSMAYVVATAEEDDFIKTPEAMRYIEGLQQHLEKLSVVGKTTSVVDYVKRINLVLHDNDPKYDVVPETKEMIGQYIFLFSMSAKPADLDNVVDYPFRKANIWVQLKTWDAQAMREVIKAMDEYKTAHPVAMELKPSGIAYFNLVWNDEVLWDMVTGFIIALIAVFAILAFDFRSVKWAIVGYTPLLFTILFIYGVVGFIGKDFDMPISVLSCLSLGMAVDFAIHFVSRLRQRMTETKGSETLSDALLWTAARPGKGIMRNAILFAASFAVMIFAPLTPYITVGAFIVSMMLLSAIMTIIYLPALIVLLQGWLFKRES; from the coding sequence ATGCGTAAGTTTTCCCTTGTTGAATTTTCTGTTGAACATCCAAAACTAATCGTACTGCTTACGATTATCATCACACTTGCGTTTGCGACCCAGTTTACGAAGATCAAGACTGACACGAACCCCAAAAGCATGCTCCCTGAGACATCAGATGTCAGGATGTGGAATGACGAAGTAGAAAAGACCTTCAGCCTTTATGAAGACATGATCGTGGTCGGGATTGTGAATGAAAAAGGCGTTCTCAACAAAGATACCCTCGGAAAGGTCCAGAGGATCACAGATGAAATATTAAAACTTAAGGGCGTTGCTGCCAGAGATGTAAACAGCTTTCCGACTATTACCAATGTAACTGCCGAAGCAGGCACGCTGCGGGTCGCTCCTCTCATGACAGAAGTTCCAAAAAGTGAGGCGGAGATAGAGTCACTCAGGAAGATGCTGTTTGAAAACCCGCTATTCATTGACAAAATTATCTCAAAGGATGGAAAGACTACCGCCATATATGTCCCTCTTGAAAAAGGATCAAACGGAAAAGAGATCGCCGATGAGATAAAAAAGATATTGAAGAAAGAAACAGGCGATGAAAAATATTACGTAGCAGGCGATCCTGTAGCACGGGATACTTTCGGAGCTGAGATGTTCAAGCTCATGGCGATCTTTGCCCCGATTGCAGGAATGGTCATGCTTCTTGTCAGGTATCTCATGTTCAGAGACCTTTTCCTCTCCATTACGCTGATGATGGACGCCATGGTCAGCATCGTCTGGAGCATGGGACTTCTTATTGGCCTTGGCTACCCTATTCATATCATGAGTTCAATGGCGCCTGTCTTTCTTATGGCTATCGCAACAGACAGCATGCATATATTCAACGAGTTCTACTTCCGCTACAGGGAGAAGAAAGACAAAAAGGCCGCAATAATCGAGACAATGCGAGCTGTGAGCCGCCCTGTCCGCAACACCGCATTGGCAACAGCCGTCGGTTTCGGCGTGCTTCTTTTTATGAATATTATCCCGGTACAGGTCTTTGGCGGTGTTGTGGCATTCGGCACTATCGTCCTGCGGATCTTGAGTTTCAGCTTTATCCCGGCCATGTTCACCTTTGTGAAAGATGAGCAGATAGAAAAGATCGCTCATGCGGAAGACATCGGCTCAAGCAGGACTTCGAGTTTATTACAGAAGCTTGCCTCAATAGGCACGCATAGTCCAAAGGCTACGGTCATCGCCGGCCTTGTGCTTTGTGCGATAGCAATTGTCGGGGTAACAAAAATGAATGTCAATAATAATCTGGTGGAATGGTTCAAGAAGGACAGCGATGTTCGTATAGCCGATACGGTCATAAACAGTTCTCTCGGCGGCACCTCAATGGCATATGTCGTCGCGACTGCAGAAGAAGATGATTTCATAAAAACCCCTGAGGCGATGCGCTATATCGAGGGGCTTCAGCAGCACCTTGAAAAACTCTCTGTTGTCGGCAAGACAACTTCGGTTGTTGACTACGTGAAGCGGATTAACCTTGTCCTTCATGACAATGACCCTAAATATGATGTTGTCCCTGAGACAAAGGAGATGATCGGGCAGTATATCTTCCTCTTCTCAATGTCTGCAAAGCCCGCTGATCTGGACAATGTTGTGGACTACCCGTTCAGAAAAGCGAACATCTGGGTGCAGTTGAAGACATGGGACGCGCAGGCAATGAGGGAGGTGATAAAGGCGATGGATGAGTACAAGACTGCCCATCCTGTTGCTATGGAATTGAAGCCGTCGGGTATCGCCTACTTCAACCTTGTCTGGAATGATGAGGTGTTATGGGACATGGTAACGGGCTTTATTATTGCATTGATAGCCGTATTTGCCATCCTTGCCTTTGACTTCCGATCCGTCAAATGGGCTATTGTCGGATATACCCCGCTTCTCTTCACAATACTGTTTATCTATGGAGTTGTCGGCTTTATCGGCAAGGACTTTGATATGCCGATCTCTGTTCTTTCCTGCCTCTCTCTCGGCATGGCGGTGGACTTTGCTATCCATTTTGTGAGCAGGCTCAGGCAACGCATGACCGAAACGAAGGGGAGCGAAACTCTTTCTGACGCATTGCTCTGGACAGCAGCGCGTCCCGGGAAAGGGATAATGCGCAACGCAATACTCTTTGCAGCATCCTTTGCCGTAATGATATTCGCGCCGTTAACCCCGTATATAACTGTGGGCGCTTTCATTGTCAGCATGATGCTGCTCAGCGCGATAATGACAATAATTTATCTGCCAGCTCTTATTGTTTTACTGCAAGGCTGGCTTTTCAAAAGGGAGAGTTAA
- a CDS encoding DsrE/DsrF/DrsH-like family protein — MEKVIKNVSIMCFHDELCQVYNALMTAYSLLKEGSNVTMFFGSRGVNALHKDKVNTLVCLPDQPKEEGDAVMARMDEMNLPSVEDLLFMLYKEGAKLLACPLNVPLFGMTKQDFVDGVEVADPATYYKDVVIKADMNLTF, encoded by the coding sequence ATGGAAAAGGTTATCAAAAACGTTTCGATTATGTGTTTCCACGATGAACTGTGCCAGGTTTACAATGCCCTCATGACCGCGTACAGCCTCCTGAAAGAGGGTTCTAATGTCACAATGTTCTTCGGGTCGCGCGGGGTCAACGCCCTTCATAAGGACAAGGTAAACACACTTGTCTGCCTGCCGGACCAACCTAAAGAAGAAGGCGATGCTGTTATGGCGAGGATGGATGAAATGAACCTCCCGTCGGTTGAAGATCTGCTTTTCATGCTCTACAAAGAGGGAGCGAAGCTGCTTGCATGTCCCTTGAACGTCCCGCTCTTTGGCATGACCAAGCAGGATTTTGTTGATGGTGTAGAGGTAGCTGACCCGGCCACATATTATAAAGATGTTGTTATCAAGGCGGATATGAATCTGACGTTTTAA
- a CDS encoding sulfite exporter TauE/SafE family protein produces the protein MEIQLLITLVILGLGGGFLSGLLGLVGVGQFDMKQVAAISMVQVLSASLTAVIVHNKNRFVSKSLLLYMGVCNAIGNLAGSLFSKTSKSSFLLAIFATMAVIAAVTMFIPKREQGEDISPDDLQYNKPLAIFLSLLIGTFGGMVGAPGAFIYIPAMIYLLNIPTRIVIGSTLGIVFLGALMGTIGKMTTGQILWPYAIALVIGTIPGAQFGGKMSKKVNTKYLRLAIAVIIAITGLRMWYQILTGK, from the coding sequence ATGGAAATACAATTATTGATCACACTCGTAATACTCGGTCTTGGCGGAGGTTTCTTATCCGGACTGCTCGGCCTGGTCGGTGTCGGGCAGTTTGACATGAAGCAGGTTGCCGCCATCAGTATGGTGCAGGTGCTGTCAGCATCCCTGACAGCTGTTATCGTTCATAATAAAAACCGTTTTGTGAGCAAGTCTCTCCTTCTCTACATGGGAGTATGCAATGCCATAGGTAATCTTGCAGGTTCTCTCTTCTCAAAAACTTCCAAAAGCTCTTTCCTGTTAGCTATCTTTGCTACAATGGCTGTTATAGCTGCAGTGACAATGTTCATTCCAAAGCGTGAGCAGGGAGAGGATATCTCACCTGATGACCTTCAATATAACAAACCGCTTGCGATATTCTTAAGCCTTTTGATAGGCACTTTCGGCGGCATGGTCGGTGCGCCGGGAGCTTTCATCTACATCCCGGCAATGATATATCTGCTTAACATTCCGACACGCATTGTAATAGGCAGTACGCTTGGAATCGTCTTTCTGGGCGCACTCATGGGAACCATAGGCAAGATGACTACCGGACAGATACTATGGCCATATGCGATAGCGCTTGTCATCGGCACAATACCGGGGGCGCAATTCGGCGGGAAGATGAGTAAGAAAGTAAATACCAAATACCTCCGCCTGGCAATTGCCGTTATTATCGCAATAACAGGTCTAAGAATGTGGTACCAGATATTGACGGGAAAATAA
- a CDS encoding FAD/NAD(P)-binding oxidoreductase translates to MGSDGKTIVVLGGGVGGLTTANDLRKKLGNEHKIIIVDKSKEHISASSFLWVMCGDRQPEEIKKDISRLIESGIDLINEDIVKIDTQNKTVKTEKKEIAYDYLVISLGASLFPDAVPGLEDALKKDACNIYTLDGILKARDSIKNFSGGNIVVLVSSMPYKCPAAPYETAFLLKDIFRKRGLENNVNVKIFAPEPLPMPVAGPAVGNMIKEMLGEAGIEYNFEHKVASIDAEQKEITFDKGKANYDLLLVVPPHKSPKVIRESGLTDDWIPADKDTLKTQFENVYAIGDVAKVKIPRVEAGYASDASQGRGFCPF, encoded by the coding sequence ATGGGAAGCGATGGAAAAACGATCGTAGTCTTAGGCGGAGGAGTTGGCGGATTGACTACGGCTAATGATCTCAGGAAGAAATTAGGAAATGAACACAAGATAATAATAGTAGATAAAAGCAAAGAGCATATATCTGCCTCTTCCTTTCTCTGGGTAATGTGCGGAGACAGACAACCGGAAGAAATCAAAAAAGACATCTCAAGACTGATCGAGAGCGGCATTGATCTTATAAATGAAGATATCGTAAAGATCGATACTCAAAACAAAACAGTCAAAACCGAAAAGAAAGAGATCGCCTATGATTACCTTGTGATCTCTCTCGGCGCTTCATTATTTCCCGATGCAGTGCCAGGCCTTGAAGACGCCTTAAAAAAAGATGCCTGCAATATTTACACATTAGACGGGATACTGAAAGCGAGAGACAGTATAAAGAACTTCTCCGGCGGGAACATAGTAGTCCTTGTTTCTTCCATGCCTTACAAATGTCCGGCTGCACCCTATGAAACCGCCTTCCTGCTGAAAGATATCTTTAGAAAGAGAGGCCTTGAAAATAATGTTAATGTGAAAATATTTGCTCCCGAACCACTGCCAATGCCGGTTGCCGGGCCTGCTGTGGGAAATATGATAAAAGAGATGCTTGGAGAAGCGGGAATAGAATACAATTTTGAGCACAAGGTTGCCTCAATAGATGCAGAACAAAAGGAAATAACTTTTGACAAAGGGAAGGCAAACTATGATCTATTATTGGTAGTTCCTCCTCACAAATCCCCCAAGGTCATCAGAGAATCAGGATTGACTGATGACTGGATACCAGCGGATAAAGATACATTAAAAACTCAATTTGAAAATGTCTACGCCATAGGAGATGTAGCCAAGGTCAAGATACCCAGAGTGGAAGCCGGGTATGCCTCTGATGCTTCCCAAGGCAGGGGTTTTTGCCCATTTTGA
- a CDS encoding metalloregulator ArsR/SmtB family transcription factor encodes MTKDILLRIEILKAITHPVRIKILTELSNGVKCVSDFEDFLDNVSQPNISQHLSKLRSAGIIDFFIDGRLRCYFLKSPLALDIIHILNKEYSEDLPGPKCCPVSKKGTYPGKRKR; translated from the coding sequence ATGACAAAAGATATATTGTTGCGTATTGAGATACTCAAGGCCATTACCCATCCTGTCAGAATAAAAATCCTGACCGAACTCTCCAATGGTGTTAAGTGCGTAAGCGATTTCGAAGACTTTCTTGACAATGTGAGTCAGCCAAATATATCTCAGCACCTGTCAAAGCTCAGGAGCGCCGGGATCATCGATTTTTTTATTGACGGCAGATTAAGATGCTACTTCCTGAAGAGTCCATTAGCATTGGATATCATTCATATATTAAATAAGGAATATTCCGAGGATCTACCCGGGCCCAAATGCTGCCCTGTGTCAAAAAAAGGTACCTACCCCGGGAAAAGAAAGAGATAA